From Balneola sp. MJW-20:
TAAAAGACATGATCTGATTAATTTATTTTTTTGAGTGAGTGAGTAAAAATTCTTATTCCGTAAATTCCTTGATGAGATCCTGAATTTCAGTGACTCCGTCACGATTCTCAGCACTGCAGGCAATGATCGGCACCTCGATGTTCATTTCTTTCAGGATCTTCTTTAGCTGTGCTATCGACTGATTCACTTTATTCCTTGATAACTTATCCGATTTTGAAAGCAGTATAGCAAACGGCCGTTCGTTCATGGCCATCCAGTAAATAAAATCTTCATCCAGCTGGGAAGGCTTGTGACGAATATCCACGATCTGTATTACCAGCCGGAGTGAAGTCCTGTTAAGAAGGTATTCCCGGATATCTCGTCCCCAGCGCTCCCTTTCTTTTGCAGGAACTTTAGCGAACCCGTAACCGGGAAGATCCACAAAATAACAATGGTCGCCAACCTGGTAGTAGTTCATCTGCTGGG
This genomic window contains:
- the yihA gene encoding ribosome biogenesis GTP-binding protein YihA/YsxC yields the protein MFNAQVKFVTSATTLSNCPPPDLPEVCFAGRSNVGKSSIINAILNKKRLARTSNTPGKTQQMNYYQVGDHCYFVDLPGYGFAKVPAKERERWGRDIREYLLNRTSLRLVIQIVDIRHKPSQLDEDFIYWMAMNERPFAILLSKSDKLSRNKVNQSIAQLKKILKEMNIEVPIIACSAENRDGVTEIQDLIKEFTE